The Cucurbita pepo subsp. pepo cultivar mu-cu-16 chromosome LG15, ASM280686v2, whole genome shotgun sequence genome contains the following window.
ACGAGCCTGGAACGCGAAGTTCGAAAGTACATTGTTGTCGCTGAAGTTCAAGCGCtgtgcctctgagcatggcatgtGTGCACACAGCCACAGCGAGCAGCGActgatcgtgggagtgtacattgacgacctcataatcactggaggcgacatggaagtcctcggaagattcaagagggagatgtcaaagaactgcaagatgagcgatctcggcgtgctcagctactacctcaGCATCGAACTGCAATAAAGTACTGCCAGCATCACCATCTGTCAAAGTGCGTACGCAAGAAGCTGTTGGACACAGCTGGGCTAGCTGACAGTAACCCtacaaggacgccaatggaAGCCCGACTCCAACTGAGGAAAGCCGGCACTACAACGACAGTCAACTCCACCAATTACCATAGCATTGTCAGAAGCCTGCACTATCTAGTAAACACACGTCTTGACCTTGCTTATTTCGTTGGATACgtgagtaggtttatggaagcacctagggaggagcatcttgTGGTTGTCAAGCACATCTTGCGCTATGTGGCCGGAACTAGAGGCTGGGGTGTGAGATAATGCGCAGggagagaaaaggagaagcTTGAGCTAGTTGGCTATAGTAATAGTGACATGGCTGGTGAcattgatgatcgtaagagcaccagtgggatgatttacttcctctcaggcAACATGATCTGATGGCAATCAACTAAGCAAAAGGTAGTTGTTTTATCTTCTTGCGAAGCAGAGTACATTGCCGCTTCGATGGCAGCAACACAGGGGGTCTGGCTTGCGCGACTGATGGAAGACTCATCGAAAAAGAAggcgatccaccaatgcttTACGTAGACAAtaaagctacgatctccctgatcaaAATTCCAGTTTTGCACGACTGGAGCAAGCACATAAAGATCAGGTTCCATTACATTTGGGAGTGTGCAAATCGGGGGCTTatcaagattgacttcatcCAAACAGAGGAACAGCTTGGAGACATCTTCACCAAGTCTCTGGCGCgggtaaaatttgaggaaCTTCGTTCAAAGATcagagttcaaataataaggtagatataccacaggttttaggaggagattgttagataaaagtcTGAGGTTTCCTTATTTAGCTTTTACACGTTTTTACTCAGTCGattgaatattttcttttgacgaTTTGACGAACACGTATAATGgattaccatttttttaggTGGCCATCTGGAGGAAAGTGCACGGATTTAGTTGGccagccatttttaggataagataattatttaaataagtgAATCTGATGACAAACAAAATCACTGCTTCTTTCCTCAAATCAAATCACAagatttctctcttttcttttctgttttcattttcttccaacaaattttcttcgGCCGTTTTTTTTACTCCGTCGACGATTTCCTCTCGATTGTCAAAAGTCAACAAGCCCAACCATCGTGTGAGTtactatatttatgttaagaaaaggatttaggattttatcaagaaatttaggaaaataattTAGGTATGGTAGGAAAAACGTTgagaaattttaagaatagaTTGTCTACTATCTAGTATAAATATCCCTTCACCCTACTTGGttcatcatcccaagaaatctGAAGCAACACAGAGTAGTAGTATTCTACCAAGTATCTTATATTATCTTCTCGATTGTTCTTAATAAAGTGTGTGTGTTTCccacagagagttgtgttcaacaagaTATATTATAATGTTCCAAGACTCTACTcatgcaaagtctttaatgctcgCATAAAATCTCACACATGGACCActgtaaaatttagagaattgaacatgaaattgatgtcctaggttcatataggttgacttggatacaaatgacaaaaatcgaactttcattatggataaattggtgacactaGCCTAAGCTAAttaggtaagtgaccttactataggaCAAGTTGCCTTCCTATAGAATATGCTAGAATTGTTTGTGTTACAGTTTTATTTACGAGCAtaatgatgtatgagtatgatgatgtatgatgtttatgatgatgtatgaataTGATGCTTGAACTAAGATGCATGTTATATGTACGTGGTTTATGTTTCGATGGATGACTGTACAtattatgtttgatgcacttgaTGGCAtattgatgagtatgatgttgCATGACATTttccttaatatgatgatatttttcatattgagcatgctatatgatgataattttcataattcatcatgtcgttagatcgacctAGGACACAatcctaagagcatgaaaattatattaatatgaatatatacaagcatgtgttacctagagtaacaaatagataagactagagggttgtgtcagaagagacgtTATGATGGGATTTAGagggacatcatgcatgttgtatgttcataagcatagggttACTTCCCCTAGAGTGAAGAGTGCAAACGCgcacagtatgatgatgagggtgttcatgaggcgcatgacactagaggttccgctgacctccgaaCGTTGTTACAAATTAGCTTAACCAGAGAGGGTCAAGGGGGTGTGAGAGCCCACCTGGGGATTCATACTCGTAcatgtgggtcgtgtgtagagaagtactatacatccaatttgtccgagactaaAGGTCACCCCTAGATGAGAATAGAGATATGTCCTAagagcatgattgcatgtgtttgcatttgcatggccccctatcatggggccacttactaagtattcttCGGCCtgtactcaggccgtgtgccacttcatttttcaagtaaaggcaaggaGCACATGTACGGAGGATGaaggcatcgcgagcagagactgtggcacatgcatagggtagactcatttaaattcctagtcttaggttagaataagttgttttgcatttcatcgttttaaattattttgtatttgtttttattttctctaaattttcatacttcgtgtttaaacacgtaagaccatgtttgtgtttttttgcAGAAGaggatgttttaaatgtttttgacATTTACACTATagatgatgttttcttttaagagttatatttccgcattaaagatgagcatgagatattagtagcgactctgagtatgtagAAATTTATGGTCATTACATACCCTTTAGCCTATGTATGTGTCATAGTGAGGCCGAGCATTCTGAGACAAGTGTCTCGGgtgacttcctttgaaatggtttTTCAAGGACAATACCAGGCGACACTGATGTGACTGTATTGCGCCGTAGCCCTATTTCGGGAGAGGGCTGGTCAATGCCTTGATAGAATCTAGATGGATGAATGTTTGAGATGTCCCGATGAGATGAGTAACAAGTGGGCCCgttctcgatggcatgaccAAGTGAGTTGTGATGGTCGACGACACCCCGAGACTTGGGATgacgtcaagacatatgggcCATGTCAATTGGGAACTAGGATGACAAAATGAGATACAAtgttgcattgagagacctcGGCcccgagtagaggcaaggttgAGCCCGANTATGTatttcaatcaaataaatcactaataaataatgttcAATGCTATTAAAGGAATAAAATCCATCTTATTTAATCTTCCTTCAATAATCTTActtcaaatatatttgttttttcttattttactcTTATCTATGGGTCATAGTTTCACAATAGACATGTAATCATAGAGTTGAACGATAGTACTCTCAAAACCATGTAGCCCCAGGAGTTAATCCAAAAAGTCTCGGAAACGAGTCTAAGATATAAACTATCAAGATGATCTAAGAACATAGCTAATTACCACAAGTACCACAAGTTATGCGACATTCATGCTTTATGTAAATTTATCTAACCTAGTTCGTAGGCATTTTGACAGTAAATCTACATATCGTGTTGGCCTATGCCGATGTCATTGATTTTACTTAGTTAGTAGTAGCTTAATAATCGTACTCATTCTAGTCTAATTCTACCTATGATGTTCCATGACATTGAATTACCaacctattaaaaaaaactaacttTGGAtctaaaaacaactttaaatatattgaattgATCAAAAAATAGTCTTACTCATCTCAAGTTGCTTCAATTACTTCAAAATTCTACCTATTTGCGTGGTTATAATTCAATCTTATCCTactcataaaattattatgaatattaaaaatattttgacacCAACATTAATGATTAGTTGAgacttgtaaatattttatatttgaattttataagatttagTTATGAATATAGCATGAACGGtggataaatataatttttaaaataatttttaaaaaaacaactcgACAACCAAATCTAACTCAACCAAATAGAgtgttgggttgagttggcaTTTTATTTAGGTTGCTCGAGTTACCGACTCAATTTCAAGTTAGTCCAAAAAATTCCCTCAACCCAATTTAACTCGATTCATGTACACTAGTAACCTACACTATAAAAGATTTGGCCTTTTACCGGTGCTTTTATGCGCACGTCCAAATATAACCCgataaagagaaaataatactCATAATGTCACGAGACTAATTAGGtgctttaaaaattttaaagagcTATAATTGAATACACCTAAAAGCTAAAGGACCTCTCCATAGGACTTCTAAcaaatttttgttctaaattgtcTTAAGATCCTATTCCGTACTGCTGATTAGTCCTATTTTTTGAGACTTTAAGTTTTCTGatatttttaagattgaaCCAAAGGCTATATAATGTCATTCTTTCTGCTGCTGAAAAAATCAAGTTTTGTGTGTCACATTGTATTTCTTGAGTGACATTAATGAGAGTCTTTGTAGTGTGATAGTGAGATATTCACTTGTAACACTTtgtttattagtgattggttgctagccgtggatgtaggggaacttcttctctccgaaccacgtaaatatcttggtgtctctttgtgtaatttcgtttattggtgttgtgagtacatttgttccgtTTTCGGCaaacaacaagtggtatcagagcctgaTTGTGGTATTTGGCCTCATCGACCACTAGACGTGCTCATAATCGTGCTTATTctcttgaaaatcaattttcaagaattgtattttttagttaCATCCAGATTAATTATTGCAAATGGTAGAATCATCTGGAATTAAATTACGGCGTGGATCGAGATTGTGGAGTTCCAATCTCGAAGtagagaaatttgatggaNGATGAGCATGAGAtattagtagcgactctgagtatgtagAAATTTATGGTCATTACATACCCTTTAGCCTATGTATGTGTCATAGTGAGGCCGAGCATTCTGAGACAAGTGTCTCGGgtgacttcctttgaaatggtttTTCAAGGACAATACCAGGCGACACTGATGTGACTGTATTGCGCCGTAGCCCTATTTCGGGAGAGGGCTGGTCAATGCCTTGATAGAATCTAGATGGATGAATGTTTGAGATGTCCCGATGAGATGAGTAACAAGTGGGCCCgttctcgatggcatgaccAAGTGAGTTGTGATGGTCGACGACACCCCGAGACTTGGGATgacgtcaagacatatgggcCATGTCAATTGGGAACTAGGATGACAAAATGAGATACAAtgttgcattgagagacctcGGCcccgagtagaggcaaggttgAGCCCGAATGACTTGACCTATTTTAGAGGCAAGTCAATTGTGTCACAAATGACGTGTGTGGAAGAATAAGTTTAGATTCCACACCAGTGATATTTGGGTTGGTGAAAACAAATCTCGTCTAAGGTCCGATGATATACCAAAAAGAATCTTAATGTCCTTGAACCTTGATTCGAACTCTTTCCAGCTCTCTCTCATGAACTTGTACACAAAATTAACGAATCTAAGGAAACACAATAACTAAAGGCCCCATACATTTACCTTTAGTTTTCCCTCATTTCTCGATCAATTCCAATGATTCAAAAGCCCTCATTAACTATGTCAACAACTCTCGTGAAGGAATctcattaaaataaacatcCCTTAGTGGAGAATCTAGAACCTCTCGACTATTTTCCTCTTCAAAACCCTttcctcctctctctttcATGGGCCTCATAACGGATGAGTAGCAGGGGAAGAAATTTAGAGTGCATACATGAATATAGGTATTATACAAACTGCAAGTTGGGCAGCTTTTATGAGTTATAGTTATGAGAATATATACATTCCGGGCAGACATGGCCTTATTATGTGCATACAAAACTACGTATGAATACACAATTTAATATACATGGTCAACTTAGAAGAATTATATGTACTCAACCAAATAGCAGCCTTTACAAATTGACTTATCCATGTCCATAACTACAAATGGCGGAACAGGACAGTGTGTGTCCCCCAAATGCTCTGCAGATGTGAATGGAGTTTGCCCATTACATTTGCAAGTCAGGACGGCTGATGGGATCGTGATTGGGTGTAAGAGCTCATGCCTCGCATCTAACCTCCCAAAGGATTGTTGCACAGCCGAATTTAACGACCCAAAAGTATGTCAACCAAGCGACTCTGCCAAGATCTTCGAGTCCCAATGCCCCCAGGCTTATAGCTATGCTTATGACGATGAAAACAGCACGTTCACATGCAGCGCTGAACCCAACTATGAAGTTACCTTCTGCCCATAATCATCCACAAACTATGTatttcaatcaaataaatcactaataaataatgttcAATGCTATTAAAGGAATAAAATCCATCTTATTTAATCTTCCTTCAATAATCTTActtcaaatatatttgttttttcttattttactcTTATCTATGGGTCATAGTTTCACAATAGACATGTAATCATAGAGTTGAACGATAGTACTCTCAAAACCATGTAGCCCCAGGAGTTAATCCAAAAAGTCTCGGAAACGAGTCTAAGATATAAACTATCAAGATGATCTAAGAACATAGCTAATTACCACAAGTACCACAAGTTATGCGACATTCATGCTTTATGTAAATTTATCTAACCTAGTTCGTAGGCATTTTGACAGTAAATCTACATATCGTGTTGGCCTATGCCGATGTCATTGATTTTACTTAGTTAGTAGTAGCTTAATAATCGTACTCATTCTAGTCTAATTCTACCTATGATGTTCCATGACATTGAATTACCaacctattaaaaaaaactaacttTGGAtctaaaaacaactttaaatatattgaattgATCAAAAAATAGTCTTACTCATCTCAAGTTGCTTCAATTACTTCAAAATTCTACCTATTTGCGTGGTTATAATTCAATCTTATCCTactcataaaattattatgaatattaaaaatattttgacacCAACATTAATGATTAGTTGAgacttgtaaatattttatatttgaattttataagatttagTTATGAATATAGCATGAACGGtggataaatataatttttaaaataatttttaaaaaaacaactcgACAACCAAATCTAACTCAACCAAATAGAgtgttgggttgagttggcaTTTTATTTAGGTTGCTCGAGTTACCGACTCAATTTCAAGTTAGTCCAAAAAATTCCCTCAACCCAATTTAACTCGATTCATGTACACTAGTAACCTACACTATAAAAGATTTGGCCTTTTACCGGTGCTTTTATGCGCACGTCCAAATATAACCCgataaagagaaaataatactCATAATGTCACGAGACTAATTAGGtgctttaaaaattttaaagagcTATAATTGAATACACCTAAAAGCTAAAGGACCTCTCCATAGGACTTCTAAcaaatttttgttctaaattgtcTTAAGATCCTATTCCGTACTGCTGATTAGTCCTATTTTTTGAGACTTTAAGTTTTCTGatatttttaagattgaaCCAAAGGCTATATAATGTCATTCTTTCTGCTGCTGAAAAAATCAAGTTTTGTGTGTCACATTGTATTTCTTGAGTGACATTAATGAGAGTCTTTGTAGTGTGATAGTGAGATATTCACTTGTAACACTTtgtttattagtgattggttgctagccgtggatgtaggggaacttcttctctccgaaccacgtaaatatcttggtgtctctttgtgtaatttcgtttattggtgttgtgagtacatttgttccgtTTTCGGCaaacaacaagtggtatcagagcctgaTTGTGGTATTTGGCCTCATCGACCACTAGACGTGCTCATAATCGTGCTTATTctcttgaaaatcaattttcaagaattgtattttttagttaCATCCAGATTAATTATTGCAAATGGTAGAATCATCTGGAATTAAATTACGGCGTGGATCGAGATTGTGGAGTTCCAATCTCGAAGtagagaaatttgatggaaccaataattttggtgtttggcgAGGCGAAGTTAGCGATTTGATGGTCATGCAACCTTGATGTTTCTCTCCAAGAGGAGATGCCTGAACACATGACAGAAGTAGAATGAACGAAATTAAATCGGCAAGCCTATGGAATTATTCGATCCTGTCTTGGCAAGGATCAGAAATATCCATTTATGAAGGTTACCATGGCGAAAGAATTATGGGACAAACTTGAGGCGAAATATATGAAGAAAGTGTGGAAAAGAAActctatttgaagaagaaactcctCCGTTTTGACTACAAGCAAGGTATCTCAATGGCTGAGCATTGggatgattttaacaaaatcataaCTGATTTGCTCAATCTTGATGTTAAGATTGATGACGAGGACAAGACGTTGTTGTTATTAAATTCTTTGCCGGAATCCTACGAGTTTTTAGTAACGACCCTACTACATGGAATCactaatattgattttgaagatgtttcaaatgtcttaataaataatgagatgcgaaagaaggaaaatgagacATATCAAGACTCTAGCTCAAATGTTCTCACTGCTCGTGGAAGGACTTCTACTTGGAAAAGGAGCGAATGTGGAGAGTCTCGATCAAAGTCGAGAGGTAGATCTGATAATTGGagaaaacttgataaaaatgagTGTGCATATTGTCAACAGAAAGGCCATTGGAAGAAAGATTGTCTGATCTTAAAAGAGAAGGGGTCGAAGTCCAATGTGGGTAGAGATGACGACACTGATACAGATGATGCCTTGACAATCTCTCTGTCAGTCAGCCAAACCAGTGAATGGATTCTTGATTCTGGGTTCTCCTATCATATGTGTCCCAACAGAGAGATGTTTTTGGACTTCAAAGAGTTCAATGGTGGAGTTGTCTATATGGGCAATGATAGTACTTGCAAGATGATGGGAATCGGCTCAGTACAAATCAAGATGTTTGATGAGGTTATACGAAAACTCAATGATGTGAGGTATGTCCCTGActtgaagaaaattttgatttcccTTGGTGTTTTGGATGCAAGTGGTTATTGCATCATTTTGGATGgaggaaatttgaaagtagctcGTGGAGCTTTGGTGGCAATTAAAGGAACTAGAAGAGGTAGCATATACTACCTCAACGGAACCATAATAATTGGGCATGCTGCTATGGCAAGTTCGAAATAACAAGACATATCAAAATTATGGCACATGCGACTCGGGCATGCTGGTGAGAAGGCGCTCCAGACATTGGTGAACCAAGGAGTACTTAAGGGTGCCACAACtggtaaaattaatttttgtgaacattgtatatttggtaaacaaaagaaatgtgAAGTTTGATACAGCTTTACACCAAACAAATGAcattttggattatgttcaCACTGATGTATGGGTCCCATGAAGAATGTCTCATTGGTAGGGAAGAGGTGGTTTGTCacctttattgatgactactcGAGGAGAGTTTGGATGTATTCCATGAGGTACAAAAACGAGgttctccaaatcttcctagagtggaagaaaatggtataGAATCAGACGGacaggaaaataaaaaagctgaGATCAAACGAGAATACACTTATTATCCATTCCTTAAAGTATGCCGAGATGAAGGGATCGTTCGACACTTCATTGTTCCTGGTaagccacaacaaaatggagttgcTGAGATAATGAACCAGACATAAATAGAAAAGGTTGATGCATATTGTCTCAAGCAGTAACGCATTTTGGGCTGAGGCTTTCAGTTATGTAGTTCACTTGGTGAATCGTTTACCTGTTTCTGGAAATGGTGGGAAAACTCCGCTTGAGATATGATCAGGTACTCCTGTTagtgattatgataaattgcatgtgtttgggtGTCCTGTTTATTATCATGTGACAGACTCAAAGCTGGATCTTAGAGCAAAAAATGTAAGTTTATGGGGTTTAGGAAAGGCGTGAAGGGCTATAGGTTATGGTGTCCAAAAACAAGTAAAATTGTTAATAGTCGAGATGTGACATTCGATGAGTCTGAAATGTTTTtgcataaaattgaaaataatgacgaGGCATTGAAGCAGGTGGAGAAGGTGGTGTTCTCTCCTGATTTGGTTGCTCCTACTGGAGAACCTATTAATAAGATAGATAATAACTTTGATGTCTTAGAACAGGAGGAGCAAAGCCTTGTAAATGAAAGAGTGGAGGAACTTGAGTCTATCACCAAGAATAGACCACGAAGGGTAATTCGAAAACATGCAAGGTTTGATGATACGATAGCATatgctttctcttttgattGATGGAGTTTCCAACAGTTGCAAAGATGCTATTTAGAGCCGGAATAGCTTACAGTTGCAAGAGAATATGAATCAGCATgtaaatcaaacttgggatttGGTACTAACAAAAGGTAAAAAGGAAATTGGTTATAAATGGgtttatgaagaaaagaaaattctttttagTATACTGTGTTGAGGCTTGAGGTAATGGcaaccaaaaaatttaaacttacaGATTTTATGACAAGGTggagattgttgtaaattgtctATTCACTGGTTAGTCCTGTTCTTTAGGACTTTAAATTTCGCTGATATTTTTAGATTTCAGCCAGGCTATATAATGTCATTCTTTCTGCTGCtgaaaaaaatcaagttttgTGTGTTTTGTAGTGTGATAGTGAGATATTCACTGGTTGCTACCCGTGGATGTAGGGGAACTTCTTCTCTCTgaaccacgtaaatatcttggtgtTTCTTTGTGTAATTCCGTTCATTGGTATTGTAAGTACATTTGTTCCGTTCGGCgaacaacaattttttaatacaataaatatatattataattcaaattgaaattgaaatcgaTAAGCAATcctcaattttataattaatttaatgccTACATCTACAAGTTACGTAGGTCAAACTCAACAATAGTTGACCAAAgttcaaattatatttaaaatctgTTCGATAATTTCTAGTTTTACTCGATTTTTGTAAGTATTGGTAAAAagtgaataataaaataaataaattgatcgGCCTTTCTATGATAATCAAATCgaaccataataataattttttttttctctcgaaaaatataataacaatattttgtgggttgaaatttaattgaatattcaataaaagttatttgaattaaacaaatttataattcaacattgaatccaaaaaaaaatgtctcaagCAAACATTTCTaatattaatagaaattaattttttttttaattaaaataaacaataaactaacgaccaaaatattttttttttaataaaaataaatattataataattattattgctACAGAAATGCAATGATGATGTTAAATTGGTAATGAAGATGTTCCGCTTTTACCCTTCCTATAATAGAAGAGCATCTTCTTCGACGCGTcacccttttatttatttatttatttatttatttcaatgtgttatattatatttacacGTCATCTCccaaaaacttttatttaaatatcattttgtttttttatttttaaaatctaatatttgaatttataccccaattttaaaaattaaaattaaaataaaaacaactcaTCTAGGCTAAATTActatattgtccactttgagtagcTCACTCAACTTCCTCAAAAGGTCAGAGATGTATTcttcattccctaaattagtcgatgtgagaccttcatcatccaacacacacCTCCCCTCGAGGATATTGACacggctaagtttagggcatgactctgataccatgttaggaatcaataactctccacaatggtatgatattgtccactataagtataagctctcatggttttgttttgtgcgatgtattcctttacttaaaacccatgatcattccctaaattataaaattttaaaactaacattaaaaaattcgGAGATAATCTATGAAATGTCAGTAGACAGTTTTCATTCGTATTttgatgataataatttttttttttagattcataatatttcttaaatataataaagagttttgaaattaaaacaaaaaaaaattgaagggtattaattagttttattttttgtttaaagatatttttaaaataaagtattaaatattttaatggaaTATAAAGTATATGCTACTTTTATTAAGCTATTAATTTAATACCAAATATTTATCGAGATTAgtgaaattaccaaaaagTACTTACATTCAACTGACATTTACGAATTTCTCTCCCTCCCTCGATCCTTTCAAACcgttgtcttgttctttctgCGCCTGAGTTGAAGCCCACCATTTCAGACTCTCCACCGAAAGCAACGCGCCGTCGTGCTTTACTTTCAGAGGCGTTTCCCTTCCGCTTCACTTTCTCTTCCATTCAGCTTCCTCAGCTCTCACCGATTCTTCTGACCTATCGAAACCATGAGCAGATTCAGCAGATTCGAGCTGATTGACCGCTACTACTCTCACTGTCCTTCTCTTCTACTCACCGAGGCTGAGACCTCCATTGTCCTCCCCAAACCTCTCGCATTCCCCTTCCATTCCTTTGTTGAAGAAGTGGATGACTTCGATTTCGCCTTCGACTTGTTGAGCCATCGGCGTGTTCGACCTTCCGCGTTTGATGTCTTCGATTCCTTCACCGATCTGGTTCGGATCGATGAGGCGCCGTTGGTTTCGTCTTACCGGCGGATTCGGAGAGTTGAGAAATCGAGAGATGAGGTTTTGTTGCAGAAGTTGAGCGATCGAGTTAGTGAGCTCGAGGCGCGGTTTGATCGGTTGAGTAGAGCGAGGGTTAGTGGTTATGGTGATCGGAAGTACTCGTTTACGAAGGAAATTAAAGGAGTGGAGAAGAATAGCGTCGATCGGAAGTATAAGCTGGTAGCTGAGATCAAAGATGGGAAGAAGACCAAGGAGGGCAACAATGGTGGAGTTTTGCAGAACTACAAGTGGAGTGCTGAGATTAAAGGGA
Protein-coding sequences here:
- the LOC111776353 gene encoding thaumatin-like protein 1; this encodes MSITTNGGTGQCVSPKCSADVNGVCPLHLQVRTADGIVIGCKSSCLASNLPKDCCTAEFNDPKVCQPSDSAKIFESQCPQAYSYAYDDENSTFTCSAEPNYEVTFCP